TGTGTCAATTTCATCGCCAAAGAACTCGATCCGCACCGGTTTGGGTTCACCCGGCGACCAGACATCCAGAATGCCGCCGCGCCGGGAGAACTGCCCGGCTTCGACCACAATGTTGGCATATTCATAGCCAATATCCACCCAGGCGCGGGTCAGCTCATCGGGCGTGACCTGCTGGCCCAGCCGTAGCGTGCGGGTGTTTTTGAGATAGTCCCTGCGGGGAATGGTGCGGGTCATCAAGGCCCGGATAGGCGTCACGATCACAGGCGGCACTTTGGGCGAAGGGGCATTTGGGATCAGCGTGCGGGCGAGCATCGTCAGCACCTGCAAGCGGTCCCGCCGGGTGCCCTTGCCCCAACCAGCCTGCTCATAGAACAGCGGATTGGGTTCGGGGAAGTAATAGGCGGGGATATCCCGCAGCCAGAATTGCAGCTCATCATAAAGCGCCAACGCACGGTCGGCGCGGTTGGTGATCAAGAGGATCGGCTGCTTCAGGTCATCCTGCAGCCTCGCCACCAGCGGCAGGCGGGCAGCGCGCGGCAAACCCAGGCCGCGGGCGGTGGTCACCGTTTCCGCGCCTGATCCTAACCGGGCCAGCAGGTCCTGGTAGGCGGCGAGCTTACCGATCCGATCCAATAAGGGCATCAGTCCTCGTCAAACACTTTCCCGTTGAAAGTGGTCATCGCTTTATCAATCCCATCCACGATGAACATCCGGATGGCTTCCACTGCGGTCTCCCGCAGGCCGGGGAGCCATTCGATCTGATCCGCTTCAAAATCATGCAGGACATAATCCTTGGGGTCCATCCGTCCCGGTGGACGGCCGATCCCCACACGCAGACGGGCGAAATCCCGGGTGCCCAGGCGTTTCACGATCGATTCCATGCCGCGCTGGCCACCCGTCCCACCGGAGGGACGCAGCCGAAGTGTGCCAAAGGGCAGGTCCAGGTCGTCATGCACCACCAGCAGGTGGTCATTCGGCACCTTGAAGAACCGCATCAGCGAACCGACCGACTGGCCGGAGTCGTTCATGTAGGTCTGGGGCTTGGCAACCACCACAGCCTCGCCGGCAAAGCTGCCCTTGCCCATCAGCGCGCGGAATTTCACCCGGGTCAGGGGAATGGAAGCCAGTTCCCCCAGGGTGTCCGCCACCAAAAAGCCGGCGTTGTGGCGATTCATACGATATTGCGGTCCGGGGTTGCCCAGGCCAACGATCAAATAGGGTGCGTTTTCGCTCTTCATAAATAGTCTCATCATCGGTTCTTTCAAGATTTGTGACGCGCTAAAGGGCCGTAAAACGCGTTTACGGGCCTTTGAAATATGAACATCAGACCTTTAAGTTTAGCACAAAAAGGGAAAGGGTGAATAGGGGATGGGGGTGGATGGAAATGAATGATCAAGCTTAGATGTATTGGGAAAAGCTGGGAACCACAGGCCTCATCCTTCCACTTCTTGGCTATCTATTAAATTGATCTACAATGTCTACCGGGGGAGAGATAGGGACTATAGACTCCTTATTAAGGATTTATAGTTTTCTTGTATGACTTTAGGTAGTTTTTGATATTGGAGCCAATGATCACAATCTGGTTCTTTATGAAATAACATAACAGTTGTTTCATGAAATCGGCTCATATTGACATCTGTACTTGTAGATGAATATTTAACAATTCTCGAATAATTCTTAAATGCTTCAAAATCGTTATACAAAACATATGTATCAACGTTAAACATTGGATCATCATTAGGATCTATCCTATATACCTTTACTTTGAAGATATTTGGATCCGACCTAGTCGCAATACAACCTATAACATCACACGAAAACTGAATATTATCCAAGGGCGTCTTTGAAATATCAATTTCAACTCCATCGGGTTGTTCAATGAGTTGTTTTACATAAGGCTCCCAATATTCCCTCTTCATAGTAAGAGTTTTAGTCTTGAAGATAACTCCACCTAAATATTCTCTGAGTCTCGGAGCGTTATGTTCAGGCTCAAAATTTGGCATGATTATTCCTCTAATAAACCTCGTTGATACCATTCATCATCCTGGTGCCTTTGTTCACACCTATAAGTTTGGTTCATCTATCGGATTGGTGGCTTATCAAATTGAATGCTTCTAAAAGTCCCTCAACCAAAATATTAAATCTCTTAAGGTGCCTCCAGGAAACAACACAAATGAATTTTTAAGATTTAATTTTATTATAACCAGGTTGGTTGCATCAATCATTTGTAATTTGAGATATCTACAAGTGAATTCTCGAAGCTAATATTTTTTACTACCGTCTGAAGTTCAGCTTCCTTGTCTTATCCCCCAGTTTGGTCGTATTCAGCAGGATCACAATCACAATTGCCAGCCCGCCGATGCCCAAGAAGCCCATCACCACATAGGGGAAGAGCAGCTTCACCGGGATGAAATTTCCCTCATAGGGCGTCAGGTTGTAATCGGCGGTGAGGATGATCGTATCGCCCCCCTGCAGCAGGTCCGTCACGGTGACATCCCAGATCGCCGTGCCTGCCTCTGGCTGGTCGCCGTTGGTGTTCAAAATTTGGGGCGTCTCCAGCGTGACGGTGTAACGGGCCCCGGTCAGGTCCATCAAGTTCACGCCCGGGATCGCCAGATTGGTATTCTGAAGGTCCAGGACCTGGCTAAAATAATAGCCCTCATCGGTCTCATCTACTGCCAAAACAGCCATCCCAATCCGCCGGTCGGTTTGTAGCAGCGCGGCGAAATCGCTCACGGCCAGGTCCACCGTATCCCAGGTGTAGCCCTCGTCTTCATAGTGATCGGTCGTCACCTCAGTCACCAGCTCATCCGACATCAGGGTCGCCAGCAAGCTCTCCAATGACATCCCATCCGGGATCTGCTCCTGAAAGGCTTCGTAGGATTCCGTTTCCACCCCAAGGGCAAAATGCAGCAATGCGGAGCCGTCCTGGTTAACGAGCATATCCTGCCGCAAGTTCACACACCCGCTCAGCAGGAAGAGGATCAGCAGACCGATCAGTAATTGAAAAAGTCGTCGTCGTTTCATGATAAATCTCAGGCGATTCTACCCCAATTCACGCCAGCGGGGCATGGCTGCAGGCCTCAAGCCCTCAATTATCCTCCCGCTGGACAAAGCGCCGGCCCACGCCCCGCACGGTCTCAAGATATTCGTGCTCAGGGTCCAGTTCGGCCAGCCGGTTGCGCAGGCGGCTGAAGGCGTTATCAATGGCAGCGCTCTCGATGCCGCCAACCGCTTCCGGCCAGAGGGCATCGGCGATCATCTCGTTGGTGACCACTTCGCGCTGATGATGGAACAAGACCGCCAAAAGGTCAAACTGCTGCTGCGAAAGCGGCGGATCCAACTCGTTATTATGCACATAGACTTCCCGGTTGAGCTCGTCCAGCCAGACGCCCGGGGTGCGCATCTGCATATCCGATTCCAGCAGTGTGTCTTCGGGGTCCATAAATCGGAACATGCACACACTGCCAATCTGGATTTCATCGTGATTATGCAGGGGGATTGGCTCGCCTGGTTCGATCCGGGCTTTATTGCGAAAGACGCCATTCTTGCTGAAAAGGTCGGCAATCGTCCAATAGACCCCCTCGCTGCGGATCTCAGCATGGTGACGGGAGATAAAGGGTGAATCCAGGGAGATATCTGCGGAAGGGTCACGGCCAATGACACAGACCTTCCCTTGAATCTGCACCTGCTCCCCTTCATTGATTCCAGAGATAAACAACAGCTTTGGGTTTTCTTTCTCCGGCTGCATCTGGCCTCCCAATCCAATCTGATCTAGCGGGGTCATCATGCCTTAAATCATAGCATAGGCGCTCCATTTAATCTAATCTGGGAACGTTGTTTTGTAAAATATAAACGCGGCAATATTTGCCTATCTCGTTTTATTTGTTGAAGGGAGTTATCATGAAAAAGCGTCTTCTACTAGCCCTCTCCACCCTTGTCATCCTCACACTGATCCTGAGCGCCTGCAAATTACCTTTCACGCTGCCTCAGGCCACCGTTGAGGAAGTCGCTGAGAGTGAGACCGCTGCGCCCACTGAAGAAAGCACTGAACCGGTCGAGACAGCCACTGAAGCACCGACTGAGGAAGTCCTCCCCACCGAAACAGAGACTCCCGAAGTGACCGGAGAGGTCATCCCCACAGAGGAACCCCAGACCAGCGGTTTTGGCACATATGGCCCCACCGATTTCCCGGATGGGATCAACCCCCTGACCG
This Chloroflexota bacterium DNA region includes the following protein-coding sequences:
- a CDS encoding aminoacyl-tRNA hydrolase, translated to MMRLFMKSENAPYLIVGLGNPGPQYRMNRHNAGFLVADTLGELASIPLTRVKFRALMGKGSFAGEAVVVAKPQTYMNDSGQSVGSLMRFFKVPNDHLLVVHDDLDLPFGTLRLRPSGGTGGQRGMESIVKRLGTRDFARLRVGIGRPPGRMDPKDYVLHDFEADQIEWLPGLRETAVEAIRMFIVDGIDKAMTTFNGKVFDED
- a CDS encoding FHA domain-containing protein, whose amino-acid sequence is MMTPLDQIGLGGQMQPEKENPKLLFISGINEGEQVQIQGKVCVIGRDPSADISLDSPFISRHHAEIRSEGVYWTIADLFSKNGVFRNKARIEPGEPIPLHNHDEIQIGSVCMFRFMDPEDTLLESDMQMRTPGVWLDELNREVYVHNNELDPPLSQQQFDLLAVLFHHQREVVTNEMIADALWPEAVGGIESAAIDNAFSRLRNRLAELDPEHEYLETVRGVGRRFVQREDN